Proteins co-encoded in one Neoarius graeffei isolate fNeoGra1 chromosome 11, fNeoGra1.pri, whole genome shotgun sequence genomic window:
- the exd2 gene encoding exonuclease 3'-5' domain-containing protein 2 isoform X2, whose translation MSRQGTLTAAVATLLGATLGGLFLWRSIYAQKRKALKIPKDTHLLPVERLRRLELSSAAVQHPQQELTPPSRAQTSKCLSLPSIEKLLEVPAMVVSSSEEFEEHWPLFQKDLSVFPVLGLDCEWVSIKGKACAVSLLQMATYSGRCMLVRLLAFRDAQLPLPKGLLQVLRDPHVLKVGVGCYEDSKRLASDHGLALVCTVDLRYLALRQRHAVLNNGLSLKSLAADLLNVTLDKSLELRCSNWEAENLSQEQMFYAARDAQVSVCLFLYLLGLYSEPCLLSEDETAFSKLAGRCQGLVDVPFRWRSEGDEGERRRRCRRSTVDSPESGDQQVPDPRRNKRKPLGVGYSARKSPLYDNCFLHAPDGQPLCTCDKKKAKWYLDKGIGELVSEEPFIVRLLFEPSGRPDSQKDYYLTAKENLCVVCGKVESYIRKNIVPHEYRRHFPAEMKDHNSHDILLLCTSCHAASNVYDGFLKQQLADEFSAPQGCEDGVRVLEDSARRKVRSAARALLSANDSMPASRQEELLSVVRAYFCKEGEEKEVTEGMLHTAANLDTRIFNESYVPHGLKVVQVYAERGLRGLIELERRWRQHFLSSMQPNFLPPLWSVDHNHEKYVRKYGENLLINLT comes from the exons ATGTCCAGACAGGGTACTCTCACTGCAGCAGTGGCAACCTTGTTAGGAGCCACGCTTGGAGGACTGTTCCTGTGGCGTAGTATATATGCACAGAAGAGAAAAGCTCTCAAAATCCCAAAGGACACTCATCTGTTGCCTGTGGAGCGACTCAGGCGTCTGGAATTAAGCAGCGCTGCTGTTCAGCATCCACAGCAAGAGCTTACGCCACCGTCACGAGCACAAACTTCCAAATGTCTTTCGTTACCATCTATTGAGAAGTTACTAGAGGTGCCAGCGATGGTGGTGAGCTCATCAGAAGAGTTTGAAGAACACTGGCCATTGTTCCAGAAGGACCTCTCAGTCTTCCCTGTCCTGGGTTTGGACTGTGAATGG GTGTCCATCAAAGGCAAAGCATGTGCAGTGTCTTTGCTCCAAATGGCTACGTACTCGGGCCGCTGTATGCTGGTCAGACTGCTGGCGTTCCGCGATGCCCAACTGCCTCTTCCCAAAGGCCTACTGCAGGTGCTGAGAGACCCTCATGTGCTGAAGGTGGGCGTTGGCTGTTATGAAGACAGCAAGCGCTTGGCCAGCGACCATGGCCTGGCCCTTGTGTGCACAGTGGACTTGCGCTACTTGGCACTTAGACAAAG GCATGCAGTACTGAATAATGGCCTGAGTTTAAAGTCCCTGGCTGCAGACCTGCTCAATGTCACCCTGGATAAATCACTGGAGCTGCGTTGTAGTAACTGGGAAGCTGAGAACCTGAGTCAGGAGCAG ATGTTCTACGCAGCTCGTGATGCCCAGGTCTCAGTCTGTCTTTTTCTCTACTTACTGGGACTCTACTCTGAGCCGTGCCTGCTGAGTGAGGACGAGACTGCCTTCTCAAAGCTGGCTGGCCGCTGCCAGGGCCTGGTGGATGTGCCCTTCAGGTGGCGCAGTGAAGGGGATGAAGGGGAACGCAGGCGCCGGTGCCGCAGGTCTACTGTAGACAGTCCTGAGTCTGGTGATCAGCAAGTACCAGACCCACGCAGGAACAAGCGGAAACCTCTTGGAGTTGGGTATTCAGCCAG GAAATCCCCCTTATATGACAACTGCTTCCTTCATGCGCCTGATGGCCAGCCGCTCTGCACGTGTGACAAGAAAAAGGCAAAGTGGTACCTTGACAAAGGAATAGGAG AGCTGGTAAGCGAGGAGCCCTTCATTGTGCGTTTGCTATTTGAGCCCTCGGGCCGCCCTGACTCTCAGAAGGACTATTACCTTACAGCCAAAGaaaatctctgtgtggtgtgtggAAAAGTGGAGTCTTACATCAG AAAGAACATCGTTCCACATGAGTACAGGCGCCACTTCCCTGCTGAGATGAAGGACCACAACTCCCATGATATCCTGTTGCTGTGCACTTCCTGTCACGCGGCGTCTAACGTGTACGATGGCTTCCTGAAGCAACAGCTGGCGGATGAGTTCTCTGCCCCACAGGGCTGTGAGGACGGTGTAAGGGTGCTGGAGGATTCGGCTCGGCGGAAGGTGCGATCGGCCGCTCGTGCCCTTCTCAGTGCCAATGACAGCATGCCTGCTTCCAGACAAGAAGAACTCCTGTCAGTCGTTCGTGCGTACTTCTGCAAAGAAGGCGAGGAGAAGGAAGTCACTGAGGGAATGCTGCACACAGCTGCCAACCTGGACACTAG GATCTTTAACGAGAGCTACGTGCCACACGGGCTGAAGGTAGTACAGGTGTACGCTGAGCGCGGACTACGCGGTTTGATCGAGTTGGAGCGGCGCTGGCGTCAGCACTTCCTGTCCAGCATGCAGCCCAACTTCCTACCTCCACTGTGGTCTGTCGACCACAACCATGAGAAATACGTACGCAAGTATGGAGAGAACCTGCTCATTAATCTGACCTGA
- the exd2 gene encoding exonuclease 3'-5' domain-containing protein 2 isoform X1, translated as MSRQGTLTAAVATLLGATLGGLFLWRSIYAQKRKALKIPKDTHLLPVERLRRLELSSAAVQHPQQELTPPSRAQTSKCLSLPSIEKLLEVPAMVVSSSEEFEEHWPLFQKDLSVFPVLGLDCEWVKSMRVSIKGKACAVSLLQMATYSGRCMLVRLLAFRDAQLPLPKGLLQVLRDPHVLKVGVGCYEDSKRLASDHGLALVCTVDLRYLALRQRHAVLNNGLSLKSLAADLLNVTLDKSLELRCSNWEAENLSQEQMFYAARDAQVSVCLFLYLLGLYSEPCLLSEDETAFSKLAGRCQGLVDVPFRWRSEGDEGERRRRCRRSTVDSPESGDQQVPDPRRNKRKPLGVGYSARKSPLYDNCFLHAPDGQPLCTCDKKKAKWYLDKGIGELVSEEPFIVRLLFEPSGRPDSQKDYYLTAKENLCVVCGKVESYIRKNIVPHEYRRHFPAEMKDHNSHDILLLCTSCHAASNVYDGFLKQQLADEFSAPQGCEDGVRVLEDSARRKVRSAARALLSANDSMPASRQEELLSVVRAYFCKEGEEKEVTEGMLHTAANLDTRIFNESYVPHGLKVVQVYAERGLRGLIELERRWRQHFLSSMQPNFLPPLWSVDHNHEKYVRKYGENLLINLT; from the exons ATGTCCAGACAGGGTACTCTCACTGCAGCAGTGGCAACCTTGTTAGGAGCCACGCTTGGAGGACTGTTCCTGTGGCGTAGTATATATGCACAGAAGAGAAAAGCTCTCAAAATCCCAAAGGACACTCATCTGTTGCCTGTGGAGCGACTCAGGCGTCTGGAATTAAGCAGCGCTGCTGTTCAGCATCCACAGCAAGAGCTTACGCCACCGTCACGAGCACAAACTTCCAAATGTCTTTCGTTACCATCTATTGAGAAGTTACTAGAGGTGCCAGCGATGGTGGTGAGCTCATCAGAAGAGTTTGAAGAACACTGGCCATTGTTCCAGAAGGACCTCTCAGTCTTCCCTGTCCTGGGTTTGGACTGTGAATGGGTAAAGAGCATGCGT GTGTCCATCAAAGGCAAAGCATGTGCAGTGTCTTTGCTCCAAATGGCTACGTACTCGGGCCGCTGTATGCTGGTCAGACTGCTGGCGTTCCGCGATGCCCAACTGCCTCTTCCCAAAGGCCTACTGCAGGTGCTGAGAGACCCTCATGTGCTGAAGGTGGGCGTTGGCTGTTATGAAGACAGCAAGCGCTTGGCCAGCGACCATGGCCTGGCCCTTGTGTGCACAGTGGACTTGCGCTACTTGGCACTTAGACAAAG GCATGCAGTACTGAATAATGGCCTGAGTTTAAAGTCCCTGGCTGCAGACCTGCTCAATGTCACCCTGGATAAATCACTGGAGCTGCGTTGTAGTAACTGGGAAGCTGAGAACCTGAGTCAGGAGCAG ATGTTCTACGCAGCTCGTGATGCCCAGGTCTCAGTCTGTCTTTTTCTCTACTTACTGGGACTCTACTCTGAGCCGTGCCTGCTGAGTGAGGACGAGACTGCCTTCTCAAAGCTGGCTGGCCGCTGCCAGGGCCTGGTGGATGTGCCCTTCAGGTGGCGCAGTGAAGGGGATGAAGGGGAACGCAGGCGCCGGTGCCGCAGGTCTACTGTAGACAGTCCTGAGTCTGGTGATCAGCAAGTACCAGACCCACGCAGGAACAAGCGGAAACCTCTTGGAGTTGGGTATTCAGCCAG GAAATCCCCCTTATATGACAACTGCTTCCTTCATGCGCCTGATGGCCAGCCGCTCTGCACGTGTGACAAGAAAAAGGCAAAGTGGTACCTTGACAAAGGAATAGGAG AGCTGGTAAGCGAGGAGCCCTTCATTGTGCGTTTGCTATTTGAGCCCTCGGGCCGCCCTGACTCTCAGAAGGACTATTACCTTACAGCCAAAGaaaatctctgtgtggtgtgtggAAAAGTGGAGTCTTACATCAG AAAGAACATCGTTCCACATGAGTACAGGCGCCACTTCCCTGCTGAGATGAAGGACCACAACTCCCATGATATCCTGTTGCTGTGCACTTCCTGTCACGCGGCGTCTAACGTGTACGATGGCTTCCTGAAGCAACAGCTGGCGGATGAGTTCTCTGCCCCACAGGGCTGTGAGGACGGTGTAAGGGTGCTGGAGGATTCGGCTCGGCGGAAGGTGCGATCGGCCGCTCGTGCCCTTCTCAGTGCCAATGACAGCATGCCTGCTTCCAGACAAGAAGAACTCCTGTCAGTCGTTCGTGCGTACTTCTGCAAAGAAGGCGAGGAGAAGGAAGTCACTGAGGGAATGCTGCACACAGCTGCCAACCTGGACACTAG GATCTTTAACGAGAGCTACGTGCCACACGGGCTGAAGGTAGTACAGGTGTACGCTGAGCGCGGACTACGCGGTTTGATCGAGTTGGAGCGGCGCTGGCGTCAGCACTTCCTGTCCAGCATGCAGCCCAACTTCCTACCTCCACTGTGGTCTGTCGACCACAACCATGAGAAATACGTACGCAAGTATGGAGAGAACCTGCTCATTAATCTGACCTGA